The sequence ACTTGGTCTTGAGCGCCACAATCGTTGCTTTATCCATGGTAGATGACGCAAGTTCTGGCTCTTCTCCGGCGGGGCTGTTAaaatcattccataattttccCGGACGGGGCAGTATTTCAGTCGTTGTTGGAACCCCTCATCTTCTGCCGCCTTCGCTCCTTCTCCGAGAATAGGTGCGTCATTTTCCGGCACCGGAGCTTCGACGGGTCTGTAAGTGTGGGAAGAAGTACCAGCCATTTGTCTCGATTAGCTGAAATAAATGAGTAAGAAAAAGGGTGAGAGAGAAAATGGTGGCGTCAATTTATGTCTAATAGGAGAATGAACGcagaaatttgaagtattgaagaAGGTAAAGGCTTGCAAAACTCCTTTGATAAGTCGAAAAGTGTGGCAATAGAATGGTGTTTTCTCCCTATTTATAGGAACATAAATGTCCTGAGCGGAAAACCCAAGAGCCGCCAATCAAAACTGATAGGGCACAAGAAACGATATGATTCATAAGAAACGTGCGCCTTAATGACAGTGGCTATTCATGATGTATTGAATCGATGTAACGGTTCGACTCCAAACGGACGTAACGGTTCAATGGTATCATTGAAGCGTCACGCCATCACCTCGACCTAAAGGCCTCGCTCAAGGTGTAAACATTCAGATTTCTCCTAACTTTCAAATCGACAGAGCCCGCTAAGTGAAGACCTCGACGGatagagggactaactgtatgggttaAAATCTGACGGTAGAGGTCGTCCCCAAGAGGAACGATAAGGGGTCGACCAAGCTATAATCATGCCCAGGGGACGAGATAGCAAAAAGCACATCGGCCATCGTCGGGGTCAAATCGTCGAAAGCGTACATCATAGAACAAGCATTGTGTTTGAGCAACGACAAAAGGTACAGTCGTAAGAAAGCACGCCGGTCAAAGACCATTggataaaaaaggaaaggaactATATATATGGGCAGAGAGAGCTCAGAGAAAGGGGGGTTCTTACAAAGGAGAGCAACCACAGCAGAGGAAACAAGAGGAATCCCTCGTTTATCAACCGTTACTTCTCTTCCCCTTCTTGGCTCCCTCGTTTATGATGTATCTCTGCTCTGGATGTAAGTTCATCTCTCGTGTTTGGTGTATGATTATCATATTAATAAAACTTATACATTTCTACTCTTGGTTATTTCGCACTTAATATGCTTAGATCTGAAATTAATTATGTTTGGCTAAAATTTACCTTCTTTATTATCAATAATTAGTTTAGCATTTATTTGCTCAAATAATAATCAGAAGCTGGCCATAGTCCGGACTCAGGATTGAGACCAAGGAATTCAGATATGTGAGTGGTGTCAAGATTGCGCATTGTTCTGCTTTGAAATCTAATTTCAAGAATCGGCAACCTCGGACGACTTTAGCTTTTGGGGTTTATTCTTAAGTTGGATTAGACCATTttgttttactttatttacatatgCCTAATCATTGTTAACTTTCTTGCCCGGTTCCATTTTGTTATTTCCAAGATAGTGATGTTCCTACATAATTACAAGCTCTTGAAATTTCCCCGTAAAACTTCAAGCATATGCTAGTAAGATAATGAGGAGTAGTCTCTTTTTCAATTTTAGCATAAAAATTTGTTTTGGCCACTGATTCATAGTCTACGAATCTCTCACCGGAACGTTCTAAAGACTCGTGTGTCTAGTTAACTAAGATTTGGACGCTTATTAACTGTTAAGCACCTTAGTTCATACTTCATATATTCTGGCAATGATACCTTCTCTTCTACTATGCAATTTGTAACTTCCTTTGGGAAAGAAGGATAAGTGAAAAGAGGGAACAAAAGCAGAAAATGATTCACATTACTGGTGTGTTTGGTTTCCAAGAAAATGTTTtccgtggaaaatattttccaaaaaaatgttttcttagaaaataagtagtaattttattcattttccagtgttggtacgcaaattaaggaaaatgacttcttaaggtaaaaaaaaaattgcaagggGTGTGGGATGGATGGGATGGATGGGATGGAGGGGTAGTAGGGTGGGTGGTAGCGGAAAAActagaatttaaaataaaaagtcttttttggagagaggggtagggtgggttggtgagggtgggaaaggttgagaaggagttttggaaaatattttcactttctcttgataaggaaaacattttcctccaattggaggaaaatgagttcataaggaaaatgttttccaaaacatttaaaccaaccaaaaaattgaaaaacattttccgaaaaatattttccttcgtaccaaacactcCATACATGTGTTGTTTCAGGAGAGAGAGGGAAGAGAAAATTTTGTATGGCGTAGGTAGAATGTCAAACAATTTTTTCTTTGATTACGGCCATCACTCACatttttagatatttttatttaCGAAAGTTTTATTAGAGAGAGAGTATCCGTGCGAAAACAATATTTTTCTAGTTGAAAATATCGTCTTTCTGGCACATTTCTAAATTGTCTTTAAAATTTCTCCTAACGCGAAACTCTCCGGTAATTATaccaaccaccaccaccaccaccccaATACAGAAATGTCAAAAGGTCAAGAGAAAACAGGCTCGTAAAAGTCGTAATATAGTTTGGTTAGAGGCGCCCTTAATGTTGTCATGTATTACTATTACACCAAAAATTATAGTTGAAAACAAATAACCACCTAAAGACTTGCTCTAAAACGATTTTTTTTTCACATTATGACAAAACCAGAAAACATAATAAAATGCGTGGGTCCAAAATCCCAATCTTTAGCTGTCAAAAAAATTATCTCTAGTAGCTGCCAAGTTCAAAGGACACCTACCTCATTTCCTTTCTTTTGTAGCATACTCTAGACTTTATTGCTCGTAGGGACAGGtgacaaccccccccccccccacgaaACATTTCAATCAGACCCCACCTCAGAATCCAAATTACCCCAAAAGAATTTTGCATTAACGTTGTCTGATTAAGGAAAAATCAACTTCAGACATTATCATGGTCAAGCATTTTGACTAATTTCAGTTGTTAATTGCTCAAGAATCCTCCATTTCTGAAATGTAGCTTTCTGTCGGTGACATTACGTGCCCCCAAGAAAAGGACCCCATCTAACTTCGGTCCCAAAAAAAATGTACCTTTGCTTTTCTAGTCCAGGTAAAATCCATAAAAGGCAAGACACACAATAGTTTTACTACTACTACTTTATCCTAAAGTcactatttttttatattttttttgagtAAGTTCAATTCACTAATCTCTTTTGACCTCAATGTTAGAAGGAACTTAAAAGGAGATAATTATATTGGTATTTGGTGGTGCATCTAACTTATATACACGGACAATTTTACAATATCAGTATATCTTAACATTTACCTATTGTTATAGGTCatcttaacttcttcttttttaatgaccgtggtgtccgggccagcttacgtgcacctcgactaattccacagGATACATGccacctcccaccagcaacaAGATCAGGTAACTttatccaccaaggcttggagTGATGGAAAAAAACCACCTAGTGTCTTTTGCCTCCGCTGAGATTTGAACCTGAAACCTCATGATTCTCACCTATTTCACGCCATAAAATATTGTACAATGAGTGCACAGAATAACTGTTTGTCGCAATACTATCCAATCATGTCCTTTCATTTGGGCAAACTCCTCAAACCAACACACATAGCAAATAAAAAACTAAGCACTCACAGATTGGAACAGCTATGCTCATAACAAAATTGAAGGCAATTACATACACTAATAACAAGAGCTATGCTACAAAACCTACCGCGAGTCCGTGACTGCTGATTTAACCCAACTGCAGAAGGGAAGTGAATGATATTTACATGTACTATCTCCAAAATAAGTGGCAGAAACAAACGGGGTTGGAATTGACCTCCTAATACTCGTGGTGCGGCTACTGGTGCTCATCATCAGTTTCTTGCTTCCTCAAGAAAGACCGGTTGGTGTGCACACTACTTTCGTATCCACTGCTATCACCCGATTCAATTACACGCTTGTCCATTACCCTCTCTTTCACGCCATCACGATATAAACGACCATGTTCCCTCGAAGCTCGTCGCTCCTGTATCAATTCAACAGCTATTCAGAggaagggaaaatgaaatatcaacTAACAATATTGATTGAAAACTGATGTGATGATCCATGTACTAGCTAACACCGGCACTATGCTTAAAAAAAAGTGTTGGCCCATACTGTACTAAAAAAGACATCACATAAAACAGATTTAAAACAGTCCATGTCATTGGTACTAGAATACGGAAGGAGGTTCATTAATGAGATTTGATTTGTGGTGTAACAAGCATAATTCTTGCAAAATATAATGCAAGGTCCAGCATTGAATGCTTGTTTAGAGGCATTATTCTGTAGTAGACTTCATTTTAGTTACCAAAAGAGGCATTCTTAGCTGTCGACTCCCGTGTTCATGAAAACGTGACATTTAATTTAAGGGTGTGAAGGAAAACTACAGCTTACATCACGGAAGGGAAAATCATCAGCTTCAAGCATGTGTATCACATGTCCCATTTTTGGCCTCTTCTGAGCATTGGGGTCGACACAGCGTAATGCTACCAAAAGGACACGTTTCAGTGCTCTTGAAGAAGGCTTCTCCGGCAACTTGGGATCCAAAACACCTTCCGCATTCCGGTTTGAAACCATTATTTTAAGCCAATCAACCAGAGTTACCTGTGAGTCAGATCCATTACACAGAGTCAGAACAAAACTGGAGCAAATATTAAAGAGGTTTCCTGAAACAAGAAACTAACATTAATGAGATGAGACAAACCTCTCCAGGAGGACGGCTATAATCCACTGGATTCCTTCCACTAATGATCTCCAtaataagaattccaaaactatACACATCACTTCTCTCATTCAACATGCCAGTGCTAGCATATTCCGGAGCAACGTAACTGATAAAAAAGGGGCCATTTGGCAATTTATTTTCCATGAGTAACTTAACATTAGCAACAAAACAGTGTAGTTTGGAATGTCAAGCACTAACCCAAATGTTCCCATAACCCGAGTAGTAATGTAGCTCTTTTCAGCGCCCAAAAGCTTTGCTAAGCCAAAGTCTGACACTTTGGGATTCCATTGCTTATCGAGCAAAATATTGCTTGATTTAATGTCACGGTGAACAACCTTGGGTTCGAGGCCCTCATGCAGATAGGTTAACCTGTAAGCCTCACCAATATTTAGGTACTCCTTTTAACACAATATAGAAAAACAATTAATACTCAAGAACAAGAAGTTAACAAAAACATTAGCTGTTGTATACCCTTTAGCTGTTCCAAGAATGATATTCATTCTAATTTCCCATGTAAGAGGACTGCACGGCCCTACATCTCCATGGATCCACTGTTCTAAGTTCCCATTGTCCACATACTCATACACAAGCATCCTAAGAATAGCAAATTGACATATTGAGTAATCTCCTCTCAAGCTCAAAACCGGAGTCAGTTGATAGGTCAAGATCACCTTAAAGGCAACCACCATATAATGCTATAACAGACTGAATTAAGCTGCAGATAACTGAAACTGAAATTACCTGTGAGCTCCCTCAGCACAGTAACCGAGTAACCTCACCAAATTCTTATGCCGAACTCGACCAATTGCTTCAACCTCAACCTTAAACTCCCTCTCTGCTTGTCCCCTGAAAAGAAAACCACATACATCAAAACCTAAAGACAGAGCAAAAGGAACAGATTTTCCATAAACTAGTACTGGGGTTTAAGTTCTATGCACTGTCAGTGTGAAACAATCAGGTCACTTATCATGTAAATCTCTTGATAAATATTAATTGGTAATTTGACGAAAATTGTAACTAACCATCTATTACAGATAGTGCAAAAAAATCTTTACAGTGtcagtgtatataacttaaatccttcTATAGTTACCCATAAATCTATAactattatttaaataattaagacCCAGAAACCATAAAGATACCTCATTTCAGACAGTTATGCCACATTACCATGATAGAGCATACATTTAAACATAAATGACATGCAACTAAACATGCAAGGCCAAGAAATATAAACATATTTGGACAATATGCaacaaaaaggaaagaacttTGAAAAGTACACCTGTTATTGAGCAAATTCTTAACAGCAACATTACTGTTATCTTCCATAACTCCACGGTAAACAATTCCATACCCACCTTCACCAATCACATTTTCATCAGCAAAGAAATTAGTAGCAATCTCAAGCTCTCTCAGTGTATACCAATGACCCCACCCCAAATGTGAAACCTCAGGCACAGCAATAATAGCCTGCTCAACAGAACGTACTTCTCCACTACCATGACTTGACCCGCCACCTAACCCGACCCGCTCCGGATAGGCAATCTTATGACCCTTTCCGATCTCAATATGGATTCTGTGATGACCACTTGAATTCTGTGTTTCTTCCTCGGGTTCGGGTAATGGGTCCGGAACCGGAGCTGGAAGTAATTTCGGGCTTTCGGGTAGAGTCCGTGATGGGTCGATTCGGATTTCTTGAATTTCTTTGGATACCTTAGGAATATTGgggtttttgtttttcttagctGAAACTGAAAGAGTAGTTTTTTTATTGTTACGTTTTGTAGTGAACCAGAGAGAGATAAGGAAGAGAACTAACACAATTGCAGCTCCAACGCAAATACCCAAAATGACCCATAAACGTAGACCAAAGATTGAGGTTCTTTTTGAGAGTTCATTGTTCAGAAACCCAGacatcttctcttttttctttccccTCCTACTGAGGAGAATTGGAGTTAACTAATATTAGAAGACATTAACAAAGAAGAGACCCGTTGTAGGAGAAAGACAAAGAAGCATATTAGTAGTAATAATAAGATACGGTAGTGAAATAATGCATGTGGCACTATGCTGGGGACTATGGATTCTAGTGTTTAATACTAGTAGTAAAGACAACAGTGGCTTGTTAGAGAGGGAGATCATATTTGGAGCTAAGTTGGGAGGTATTTCTTTCTTCGAGTGTTGGGACCATTCACCATTGGGGGTGGGGGAAGCTGTAATGATGGGACTTCTAGAAATGGAGAAATTGCCCCACTCGTGTTTgattattttactttattgtgGCATTCGTAAGAAACGTTTTATATACGTATGAAAATATTTATGGACGTAACCATATAGTCTAGTTGGTGccatttatttattgatttttattgAAGGGTATGATGATCTTTATCAAATTTACAGCCCATTACAAATAATTTGGTGACCCTTTACACAGAAAATCAAATAGAAGATTAGTAAATTTGTAGCGTTATTTTTCTCTATTTGAATTATGACGAATAATATGAGATCATTTCCTCCGGtattgatttaatttttttttttatactttttaTTTGTTTGGTTAGATAAGGGTCATCAAGAATTTCGCTTAAAAATTGTTGGTGGATTTACTTTAGCTTCATTTTAATTGAGCTTGATACCCAATGCATCCCCACACCCTTTTCTCCgtttatttttttcttccttttgataATAATTGTGTcacttttagtttcttttttgttAATTAAGAGTTAAGAAATGATTAAAGAAGAATGTCGTGGAGTTGGTGATCTAGTTAGTTCACCGTATGCTTCTCCTTTTCTGATATTTGGAGTTTCTCTTTATATTCGTTATTGTTAGTGGACCTTTATTTACTTTACTCTTGTTTCTATATCTATACTAGTACAAAGAAGATGCTACATCTGCTGCTTATATTGGGGGGAAATTAATTCTTGTAGCGGATTCCATTAGGAGAAAAGTTCAAAAAGGGAAATAGACCTTACTATAAAAGAGTTTACACCTAGTTTCAGTCCTTACAATTGCATGTACTCTGTAAACAGTAATACATTGACACTAATAATGACATGTCCGTCACAGTGAAACTTCCACTGTGAAAGTGGTACCCTCACTGTAAGCATAACTCATTCGACTCCATTTGCTGAGTTGTCACAAAGGCAATTCATAATTACATTATAAAGATAATAAACCAGAATATCTGCACTGTACTGTAATTTGCGAAGGTATATTTTTAGATTCAACTAAAATTTGTCCGGATTGCATACTAAAAAAACCTTTGGATAACAAACATGCTGCATTTGAGATTCTGAAATTGCAAAGAAAGAGCACGCATCTAAAACAGTAGTATATTTTCATTTTCAAGTATGATAGTGGAAGAACTTGAAACGTCCAACACTACAAGCATCTAAAAAGCTTGAAAGGTTATTTTGTCAACACTAGTTATCTTGTcaaattcaagtttcagcagttgcaAAAGCACAGTTCCGTTTATGCTCATTGAGCATACAATTAAGGATATCTCAGCGACCATTAGGCAAATATTTTAACTTAATGAGATGTAAAAACAATTGGAGTTTCACAGTATCACCAGTTAATTCCATCTACACCAACTCCTCGAGTACTTGATCTTTATAGATTTTGGTCAAGAAGACACCCCTGAAGAGGAATTGTTCCCGGAGCAACTCATATCTAAATGCAATCTTGATAGTGTATCGCCCCGGCATATGTCctgaatatataaataaaaattgctttagcttctgactTACAGGATCTGAATGAAATACTGCAGGCTGCTTACCTTAGAAGATGCTAAATGGTTAAGAAGTCCATAATGATTCTGAATCGTAGTTTCTAAAGCTAGTGAGTTTTCTGCATTATGTGACGTTATTGTTGGTTTGCCTGACAGATTCTGATTGGAAATTTCAAATGCAGTCTGCTGCATTTCTCGATTCCCAGGAAGTGTGGCTCCTCCATTTGCACTCAGCATAAAACTTCTCCCATCAAATTCATTACCAGATGGAAGTTGCATTGACTGCAAAGACCCAGGGACATATCCCGGGTATAAACTCAATCCGTTCCTCAAGGTAAGCATCTGAAAAGTCAAAGTGAGGAGACAAACAAAGGTTCTATTATGCAGATTTTAAAGAGATATAATGACAGATATGATATAGTAGTAGTGACTTCATTGTAATCAGCAGGCGGTTAGACCTCGGAAAGTCACTTGATGATACTAGTCATAACTTGTGACTTCGTTGttatcaccatcaaatatcagcTGTCCCAGAAAGAAAGTTTAAACATTTGATCTTTGAGATTGATGGCACAATGAGGAGTATTCTTTTTGAGTTTTAAAGAACTACTATACTTCTTATGTACTTGTACTTTTTATTTACTAGATTAAATCTTCGTGTGTTGTTGACCACATAAAAGTTATATCAGTGAACTATTTTCATTTACTAAGCAAGTTATATGGAAGTAAAAGTAATAAAAAGATCTTTTCCCCCCTCTCAATTTCTAGAGCCACAATATATGCAAACACCTCATGTTCATCACAAGTACCCCTGTCTACTAACTGGTGAAAAACGCCAAAGTATTTGATAATTATACCAAAAGATTACCATTTTCATAAATCAATCATAATAGGAAGAGCTAACTCTTCAAATTAGCAAAGAGCACACCAGGAAACTTGCATCCATTCATATTTCAGGAGATTTCGTAACTGAAATCATCCATTCAGCAAAAGGTTTAGTAATTCATATTATACGGGGGAAACTGAAAGAAACCACAATATGGATAAGACAACAAGATAATTTCATTAATTGTCTAGATTTCAAGGATGGGGCATATTGCGCTGCCCAACCACATCTTCTTCTCCATCTTTACCCTATGTTATATCTTACTTCCATTGGTGAATGTTCTATATATGGAAGCCCTCAATGGAACAAGAAAGATGCACCTTGAAGCCCTCACggctaggggtgtgcattcgaatcggtttatcaataatcgaatcgattatttgttatcggtttatcggtttatcgattttgaaatttttcttatCGAGTTATCagtttcgatttcgattttgtcctcttcggttatcggtttatcgataaaccgataagatatactaaaaagacaaaaaaatattattattatttttttacccttattctataatacccttCCCTTTACCCTAAGTTcctaaccctattatttcctctaccacatttaaggaatgatcatatttaaaactcaagggaatgaagttcaaattaatggaaaacagaattagttgtgatgatgtatttttttttatataccgttggagtgttggtgccatacatttgatcccttactttaaTTTCGTTGCATGTGTTTGTTGACactatttttatgttataaacggtgttcgtcttattttagcttctttttgtccatattagttaggtgttttatagcgatatactttccgtggaatcccgcaaattttcttattggtgtaatcgataaccgaatcgataagccccaaaaatcgataaatcgaatcgaaaaaatcgaaaccttattgaaatgataacgataagcatatgtacaaatcgataatcgataagggtcaaaatcgaatgcacacccctactcACGGCCTCACCATTTAtttcttcttcttgagattttccTACCCCagggatgaaaatgttgaagcgAAACCAATGCTTATTGCAAGATAGAGAACTGACAAATAGCATGAGCCTCAATAAAAAGCAATTAAATATGGATCCATTCTAGCTAAAGGAGTAACAAGAAACTAGTGAACTTAGAGGTGAAACGTCAACACACCTGTCGAACTATATACAAAACAATTCTTAAATATAAGATAGGTTTTTCTTCATTTTCACTTCTCAATTCAATCCCTTTTCCTCTAACCTACTTTAAGTCATGATACTCCCAATAGTAAGAAACATAATGAAAGGTCGTCCAAACCAATATACTTTCTCTTAGCTTGTCCCACTAATTTTCCGTAATGTACTAGCAATGAGTCGAACCACTACACCAACATCCCTGTGTGTTACGAGTTCAGAATCAAATGTTGGGAACTGAGATCGGTAAACATAGCTTGTACAGCTTCTATAACACTTGGTCCCatgttcttcttatttttcttttcctttttcctgttttgatttgatttttcaaAGCTCCACTGTCCCTGTATCTTTCATCTAACCAGGCCGAGAGAGGAGACAATGATACTAGCAAGAGCAGAGTCGTGACTTTGATGGAAAACTTTCAATGATACAAGACTAATCACACCTAAGacacaaaatcttccaaaaaggGATAGAATACAAAATTCATCAAAGTATTACTTATGCCTTTTGCTTTTGATTCATGTATAAGACTACTTTAAATAAATACAAGTGTTCATTGGAGGGAATTTCAATGGCCATATTGGGGCTAATGCTAGGAGTTGATGATGTGCATGGTGGGTTCAGTTTTGGGGATAGGAACGACGGAGGTACCTCACTGTTGGATTTCTCTAGGGCTTTTGATTTGGTGAGAGTTAACTCGAGTTTTCCAAAAAAGGAGGAGCACCTGGTCACCTTCCGAAGTTTGGTggcgaagactcaaattgattaCCTTCTTTGAAGGAAATGTGATAAAGGTTTATGCACTGATTGCAAAGTCATCCCTAGTGAGTACTTCACAACCCAGCATAAGCTCCTAGTAATGGACCTGGAGATCATGAGGAGCAGGAGGAAGAGGGTGGTGTGCAGGCAACCTAAGATCAAGTGAGGTAACTTGACTAAGGACAAAGCTCGGGAGTTAGGGGAGAGGTTGATGGCTATGAGGGCCCGCAGGATTAGGGGAACGAGACTAGTATATGGACCATGACAGCAAATTCCATTAGGGAAGCTGCTATAGAGGTCTTAGCGGTCACGAAGGGTTATTCTGGGGCTGGGGGGTCAGAAAGGGGACTGGTGATGGAATGTAGAGGTTCGAGGTAAAGTGGAAGCCAAAAAAACGGCTTATTTGAAGCTAGTGGAGAGTACAGACGAGGAGGAGAAAAGGAAATATCAGGAGTGTTATAAGAAGGCAAAGGAAGAGGCGAAATTAGCAGTTACGGCAGCTAAGACTGCGGCGTTAAGATGTCTGTACGAGGAACTCGGGGGGCAAACGCGGGGACAAAAAGCTATACCGCTTGACCAAATTGAGGGAGATGAAGGCCCGTGACTt is a genomic window of Nicotiana tabacum cultivar K326 chromosome 16, ASM71507v2, whole genome shotgun sequence containing:
- the LOC107768850 gene encoding putative serine/threonine-protein kinase At1g01540 — protein: MADPYRTSPHPHASSSPLESEDMSSFFLNFLQNSSASTSAAAAGFYHRSVPETAADSSSNLNFSDPGRFYAAEFKEGVENVFASAGLGDSDAMDSANRREFLEDDKVDNLGFSSEECDGLDMPANQNHSRSSKRSRSAEVHNLSEKRRRSRINEKLKALQTLIPNSNKTDKASMLDEAIEYLKQLQLQVQMLTLRNGLSLYPGYVPGSLQSMQLPSGNEFDGRSFMLSANGGATLPGNREMQQTAFEISNQNLSGKPTITSHNAENSLALETTIQNHYGLLNHLASSKDICRGDTLSRLHLDMSCSGNNSSSGVSLTPILLSRRGKKKEKMSGFLNNELSKRTSIFGLRLWVILGICVGAAIVLVLFLISLWFTTKRNNKKTTLSVSAKKNKNPNIPKVSKEIQEIRIDPSRTLPESPKLLPAPVPDPLPEPEEETQNSSGHHRIHIEIGKGHKIAYPERVGLGGGSSHGSGEVRSVEQAIIAVPEVSHLGWGHWYTLRELEIATNFFADENVIGEGGYGIVYRGVMEDNSNVAVKNLLNNRGQAEREFKVEVEAIGRVRHKNLVRLLGYCAEGAHRMLVYEYVDNGNLEQWIHGDVGPCSPLTWEIRMNIILGTAKGLTYLHEGLEPKVVHRDIKSSNILLDKQWNPKVSDFGLAKLLGAEKSYITTRVMGTFGYVAPEYASTGMLNERSDVYSFGILIMEIISGRNPVDYSRPPGEVTLVDWLKIMVSNRNAEGVLDPKLPEKPSSRALKRVLLVALRCVDPNAQKRPKMGHVIHMLEADDFPFRDERRASREHGRLYRDGVKERVMDKRVIESGDSSGYESSVHTNRSFLRKQETDDEHQ